The Seleniivibrio woodruffii genome window below encodes:
- the modB gene encoding molybdate ABC transporter permease subunit, whose protein sequence is MRELLSPLILTFELAAVTTLILAVTAIPFAYWLASANFRGKSIVESVTGLPIVLPPSVLGFYLLVFMGPHGSLGGILAKFDIRMVFTFEGLVFASVIYSLPFMVQPVQAGFEALPHSLKEASYTLGKSRIRTFFMVMLPNIKPSLITGIVLSFAHTVGEFGVVLMIGGSIPDETRVASIAIYDQVEAMNYSTAHFYSAVLFVLAFAVLVTVNMVNRKISGKTI, encoded by the coding sequence ATGAGAGAGCTTCTGTCTCCGCTTATACTTACATTTGAACTTGCGGCTGTGACAACCCTCATTCTGGCTGTCACAGCCATTCCCTTTGCCTACTGGCTGGCATCCGCAAACTTCAGGGGAAAATCCATCGTGGAATCCGTAACAGGGCTTCCCATCGTGCTTCCCCCATCTGTTCTTGGTTTCTATCTGCTGGTGTTCATGGGTCCCCACGGATCTCTGGGCGGTATTCTGGCAAAGTTTGACATCCGCATGGTCTTCACTTTCGAAGGCCTTGTGTTCGCATCGGTGATATACAGTCTGCCCTTCATGGTTCAGCCTGTTCAGGCCGGGTTCGAAGCCCTGCCCCACTCTCTGAAAGAGGCATCATACACTCTGGGCAAATCCAGAATACGAACCTTTTTCATGGTGATGCTTCCCAACATAAAGCCCTCTCTGATAACAGGCATTGTCCTCAGCTTCGCACACACGGTGGGGGAGTTCGGCGTGGTTCTTATGATAGGCGGAAGCATTCCGGACGAAACCAGAGTGGCGTCCATAGCCATTTATGATCAGGTGGAGGCGATGAACTATTCAACGGCGCACTTCTATTCGGCGGTGCTGTTCGTTCTTGCTTTTGCTGTGCTCGTCACGGTCAATATGGTAAACAGGAAGATAAGCGGAAAGACAATATGA
- a CDS encoding efflux RND transporter permease subunit, with protein sequence MMENPDKKNLAARIAAAFITSKITPLLVIATLFIGMVSIIMTPKEEEPQIVVPMVDILVPYPGATAKDVEKAVTEPLEEIIWEIPGVEYVYSTSMNDLSMVIVRFKVGEDEEKSITKLKDKIDYNMDRMPHGVQSPLIKKQSIDDVPQMAFTFWSEKYDSYQLRRIVSEVQKNLKEVDNVSKTEIIGGYKRMVRIEPNIEKLKSYNLDLFRLHKAVEMSNLSLNTGEITKNNKVLYVSAGGFYKDAEALRNMVVGVAQGKAVYMKDVAEVTDGPEIPDHILLMGFKASKDTERYPAVTLSISKRQGSDSVVVSEAVLHKLDMLKGYIIPDDVHVEVTRNYGETAFVKVMTLIEHLVGAIIAVIIVMSLTMGWRAGAVVFVALPVTFALTFFVYFMFDYTLNRVTLFALIFVAGLVVDDAIIVVENMERHFRLGAKNLLQKAIYAVGEVGNPTILATVTVIVAIFPMAFVRGLMGPYMKPMPIGASLAMIFSLFVALIITPWLAYKLLAGHAAKNAGEPVEDEAAYVKKTKLYSVYNKSFSLLIDSARNRILFGVVMLSLFFGAFLFIPTNLVVMKMLPFDNKNEVQIVIDMPEGTPLERTNLVASEVGKYLATVDEVKDYQIYTGISSPYNFNGLVRHYFMRRGHNVADIQVNFVDKSQRKLDSHEMAKKLRPQVQEIGNKYQANIKIAEVPPGPPVLSTLVAEVYGPDEKTRSDVAKQVLDIFRTTKGVVDIDTYEEDDMMQYDLQVDKQKAAVMGISSEMVSKTLYTALQGMKAGVLHTEEDREPVDITIKLPEDRRNMLETLQEITIISMSGQPVSLGELVTVRQKLKDKAIYHKNMKPVTYVVADVAGEVESPVYAILDMKERMSQIQWHGVDVKQYWTGQPETYDLPSIKWDGEWQITYEVFRDLGLAFAAVLVLMYFVLVGWFRSFVTPIIMMVPIPLSLLGIIPGHFLFGQFFTATSMIGFIALAGIMVRNAVLLIDFIEHALANGRTLREAVIESGAIRTRPVVLTTVAVITGALFMLPDPIFAGLGVSLITGAVVSTVLTLLIIPLMYFFHKRFWDKRYKE encoded by the coding sequence ATGATGGAAAATCCGGATAAGAAGAATCTGGCGGCCAGAATTGCCGCCGCATTCATAACATCAAAAATAACTCCCCTTCTGGTGATAGCCACGCTTTTCATAGGCATGGTGTCCATCATCATGACCCCCAAAGAGGAGGAACCCCAGATAGTCGTGCCAATGGTGGACATTCTCGTCCCCTACCCCGGAGCAACCGCCAAGGATGTTGAAAAAGCGGTCACGGAACCTCTGGAGGAGATAATCTGGGAGATTCCCGGCGTGGAATACGTCTACAGCACCAGCATGAACGACCTGAGCATGGTCATTGTGCGTTTCAAGGTGGGCGAGGATGAGGAAAAATCCATCACCAAGCTGAAAGACAAGATCGACTACAACATGGACAGAATGCCCCACGGCGTTCAGTCCCCTTTAATAAAGAAACAGTCCATCGACGACGTGCCCCAGATGGCCTTCACCTTCTGGTCGGAGAAATACGACTCATACCAGCTGCGCAGGATAGTCTCCGAGGTTCAGAAGAACCTGAAAGAGGTGGACAACGTATCCAAAACCGAGATAATCGGCGGCTACAAACGCATGGTGCGCATTGAGCCGAACATAGAAAAGCTGAAAAGCTACAACCTCGACCTCTTCCGACTGCACAAAGCGGTGGAGATGAGCAACCTATCCCTTAACACAGGCGAGATAACCAAGAACAACAAAGTTCTGTATGTCAGCGCAGGCGGATTCTATAAAGATGCCGAGGCGCTCAGGAACATGGTGGTGGGCGTTGCGCAGGGCAAAGCGGTCTACATGAAGGACGTTGCCGAAGTGACCGACGGCCCGGAAATTCCCGACCATATTCTTCTGATGGGCTTCAAAGCATCAAAAGACACCGAACGCTATCCGGCCGTGACCCTCTCCATCTCCAAAAGACAGGGGAGCGACTCGGTGGTGGTGTCTGAAGCGGTGCTCCATAAGCTCGACATGCTGAAAGGCTACATAATCCCCGACGACGTTCACGTTGAGGTCACCAGAAACTACGGCGAAACGGCATTCGTAAAGGTTATGACCCTCATAGAGCACCTTGTGGGCGCAATCATTGCGGTGATAATCGTAATGAGCCTCACCATGGGCTGGCGTGCGGGTGCGGTGGTGTTCGTTGCGCTTCCCGTGACGTTCGCTCTGACCTTCTTCGTATATTTCATGTTCGACTACACACTCAACAGAGTTACGCTATTCGCCCTTATCTTCGTTGCAGGGCTTGTGGTGGACGATGCAATCATCGTTGTTGAGAACATGGAACGGCATTTCCGCCTCGGTGCAAAAAACCTGCTGCAAAAGGCCATCTATGCGGTTGGCGAGGTGGGCAACCCCACTATTCTTGCCACCGTGACGGTGATCGTTGCCATATTCCCCATGGCTTTCGTAAGGGGGCTTATGGGACCCTACATGAAGCCCATGCCAATCGGCGCATCCCTTGCGATGATATTCTCGCTGTTCGTTGCGCTGATAATCACCCCTTGGCTGGCCTATAAACTTCTGGCGGGGCATGCGGCAAAGAACGCAGGCGAACCCGTTGAGGATGAGGCCGCATACGTTAAAAAGACAAAACTCTATTCAGTTTACAATAAATCGTTCTCACTGCTGATAGACAGCGCACGCAACAGGATACTTTTCGGAGTTGTGATGCTTTCGCTGTTTTTCGGTGCGTTCCTTTTCATCCCTACAAACCTTGTGGTGATGAAGATGCTCCCCTTCGATAACAAGAACGAGGTTCAGATAGTTATAGACATGCCGGAAGGAACCCCCCTTGAGCGGACGAACCTTGTGGCATCCGAGGTTGGCAAGTATCTGGCGACGGTGGACGAGGTCAAGGACTATCAGATATACACCGGAATCTCTTCGCCCTATAACTTCAACGGTCTGGTGCGCCACTATTTCATGCGCCGTGGCCATAACGTTGCGGACATTCAAGTGAATTTTGTGGACAAGAGCCAGCGGAAACTGGACAGCCACGAGATGGCCAAGAAACTCCGTCCGCAGGTTCAGGAGATAGGCAATAAATATCAGGCAAATATAAAAATTGCAGAAGTTCCGCCCGGCCCTCCCGTGCTCTCCACCCTTGTGGCAGAGGTTTACGGACCTGACGAAAAGACCCGCTCGGACGTGGCAAAACAGGTGCTCGACATCTTCAGAACCACAAAGGGCGTCGTGGATATAGATACCTACGAAGAGGACGACATGATGCAGTACGACCTTCAGGTGGACAAGCAGAAGGCCGCCGTCATGGGCATCTCCTCCGAGATGGTATCAAAGACTCTCTATACGGCTCTTCAGGGCATGAAGGCCGGTGTGCTCCACACCGAAGAGGACAGGGAACCTGTTGACATAACCATTAAACTGCCTGAGGACAGACGGAATATGCTTGAGACCCTTCAGGAGATAACAATAATCTCCATGAGCGGTCAGCCCGTCAGTCTCGGCGAACTGGTGACCGTTCGACAGAAACTCAAGGACAAGGCCATCTACCATAAGAACATGAAGCCTGTGACCTACGTTGTTGCCGACGTTGCCGGAGAGGTTGAAAGCCCCGTATACGCCATTCTGGATATGAAAGAGAGAATGTCGCAGATACAGTGGCACGGAGTTGACGTTAAACAATACTGGACGGGACAGCCGGAGACCTATGATCTGCCGTCTATAAAGTGGGACGGTGAATGGCAGATAACCTATGAGGTGTTCCGTGACCTCGGTCTGGCGTTTGCGGCGGTTCTGGTGCTTATGTATTTTGTTCTGGTGGGCTGGTTCCGCTCGTTCGTGACCCCCATAATAATGATGGTACCCATCCCTCTGTCGCTTCTGGGCATCATCCCCGGACACTTCCTGTTCGGTCAGTTCTTCACCGCCACCAGCATGATAGGCTTCATCGCCCTTGCGGGTATAATGGTAAGAAACGCAGTGCTCCTGATAGATTTCATAGAGCATGCACTGGCAAACGGCAGAACCCTGCGTGAGGCGGTAATCGAATCCGGAGCTATCAGAACCCGCCCGGTTGTGCTGACCACGGTAGCGGTTATAACGGGCGCACTTTTCATGCTCCCCGACCCCATCTTTGCGGGTCTGGGCGTGTCGCTCATTACGGGAGCCGTGGTGTCCACGGTGCTGACACTGCTGATAATCCCTCTTATGTATTTCTTCCATAAGAGGTTCTGGGATAAAAGATATAAGGAGTAA
- a CDS encoding ABC transporter ATP-binding protein, producing MIEIDVVKRIKTASGEVDMHAKVDIEKGGFCSLFGKSGAGKTTILRILAGLTDPDDGVIRIDGKVWFDKKNRINVPVNKRKCGFVFQDYALFPNMTVRKNVEYASVNRSNVDRLIDMVGMTELTHRKPATLSGGQRQRVALARALAAEPEILLLDEPFAALDADMRNVLQNELKVIHDTLGVTTILVSHDKGEVFKLADKVYCMDDGVITRIGTPEEVFTDSTISGKFKFTARVLKIERSDCLYVLTLSIGSEVGHVVATRSEAEDISIGDRVLVYTKAFNPSVKKI from the coding sequence ATGATTGAAATAGATGTAGTTAAACGAATAAAGACCGCCTCGGGAGAGGTCGATATGCACGCAAAGGTGGATATCGAAAAGGGCGGTTTCTGCTCACTCTTCGGAAAATCCGGAGCGGGCAAAACAACAATTCTGCGCATTCTGGCAGGACTGACCGACCCCGACGACGGAGTTATCAGGATTGACGGAAAGGTCTGGTTCGACAAAAAGAACAGGATAAACGTGCCTGTTAATAAGCGTAAATGCGGATTCGTGTTTCAGGACTATGCACTGTTTCCCAACATGACCGTCAGAAAAAATGTGGAGTATGCTTCAGTGAACAGGTCAAACGTGGACAGGCTCATCGACATGGTGGGCATGACCGAGCTGACCCACAGAAAACCCGCCACACTCTCCGGCGGACAGAGACAAAGGGTTGCGCTGGCCAGAGCACTGGCTGCGGAACCGGAGATTCTGCTTCTGGATGAACCTTTTGCGGCTCTGGATGCGGATATGCGCAATGTTCTGCAAAACGAACTTAAAGTTATCCACGACACACTCGGTGTGACCACCATACTGGTAAGTCACGACAAGGGCGAGGTCTTCAAGCTGGCGGACAAGGTCTACTGCATGGACGACGGAGTAATAACCAGAATCGGTACACCCGAAGAGGTGTTCACAGACAGCACCATCAGCGGGAAATTCAAATTCACCGCACGGGTTCTCAAAATTGAAAGGAGCGACTGCCTCTATGTGCTAACGCTCTCCATCGGCTCCGAGGTGGGACACGTCGTCGCCACCCGCTCCGAAGCGGAGGATATAAGCATAGGCGACAGGGTTCTGGTCTACACCAAGGCGTTCAACCCTTCGGTTAAAAAGATATAA
- a CDS encoding TOBE domain-containing protein — protein sequence MKFSARNVLEGKVKDIKEGSVNVEVVVELAGGQEVVSVITKGSCDNLALEKGKKVYTIMKASSIIVAVD from the coding sequence ATGAAATTCAGCGCAAGAAACGTTCTTGAAGGTAAAGTTAAGGATATTAAAGAGGGTTCCGTAAACGTTGAGGTGGTTGTTGAGCTTGCAGGCGGACAGGAAGTTGTTTCCGTCATCACAAAAGGCTCATGCGACAATCTGGCTCTGGAGAAGGGTAAAAAAGTGTATACTATTATGAAGGCATCCTCAATAATAGTCGCCGTAGACTGA
- a CDS encoding TOBE domain-containing protein → MNVLEAKILHYRTSGQIIICELDTFGENATAVLLDSPSELKYIFEGNTVNMLFKETEVIIATGEIGQLSLNNRFPARITAMEKGEIFTSLALDFGTGIESVITTKSVERLGLAVGTEVTALIKANEIAIGRRD, encoded by the coding sequence ATGAATGTTTTAGAGGCTAAGATTCTTCATTACCGCACTTCCGGCCAGATAATAATCTGCGAGCTGGATACTTTCGGCGAAAACGCCACTGCTGTTCTTCTGGACAGCCCCAGCGAGCTGAAATACATTTTTGAAGGGAACACTGTGAACATGCTGTTCAAAGAGACCGAGGTCATCATCGCCACAGGCGAGATAGGCCAGCTGAGCCTCAACAACAGATTTCCCGCCAGAATAACGGCCATGGAGAAGGGTGAAATTTTCACAAGCCTTGCTCTGGATTTCGGAACGGGCATCGAATCGGTGATAACCACCAAATCCGTTGAAAGACTGGGGCTGGCTGTGGGAACCGAGGTGACCGCCCTTATTAAAGCCAACGAAATTGCAATAGGCCGGAGAGATTAG
- a CDS encoding YgaP family membrane protein, producing the protein MSIKDILRLVPGIMILLSIGLFLATDQKWWLALAAFVGLNLLQSAFTKWCLLEDILRKAGIREI; encoded by the coding sequence ATGTCTATCAAAGATATTTTAAGACTTGTACCCGGGATAATGATCCTGCTGAGCATCGGGCTTTTTCTGGCAACAGACCAGAAATGGTGGCTGGCTCTGGCGGCCTTCGTGGGGCTTAACCTGCTCCAGTCCGCCTTCACCAAATGGTGCCTTCTGGAGGATATCCTCCGCAAGGCGGGAATAAGGGAGATATAA
- a CDS encoding AI-2E family transporter produces the protein MSIIKVEINYKNLLIAAIATGVVVLLFKLQTIITVFAVSFFIAYMFDPVVDKFEERKIPRSVTILVMMALTAALIVLLLAWLIPVAASELQYLSNNVANYVDSLFGFVQTSAAVFDIQLDVNTLKQHIGSHSSDYLKEIFSSMSSLMSSFSSMVSVILNIALVPILVFYFLKDFDKILAKMLEFLNTRFKMDFTGYYREFDNILSTYFRGQIIVAAILGLLYTLVLFIAGIKPAVIVGTVSGILSVVPYLGFIVGFTVSVILAALQYGDFLHPTMVIAGFALVQFFEGNFITPRILGGSLGLHPTAVIFSLMAGGALFGIGGMIIALPVAAFLRVLINQRSAQ, from the coding sequence ATGAGCATTATTAAAGTTGAGATCAACTACAAAAACCTACTCATAGCCGCAATAGCAACAGGTGTCGTCGTTCTGCTGTTCAAACTGCAGACGATAATAACGGTTTTCGCCGTTTCATTTTTCATAGCATACATGTTCGATCCGGTGGTGGACAAGTTTGAAGAACGGAAAATACCCCGTTCGGTGACCATTCTGGTCATGATGGCACTTACCGCCGCACTGATAGTTCTGCTTCTGGCGTGGCTCATCCCCGTTGCCGCATCGGAACTGCAATACCTCTCCAACAACGTTGCAAACTATGTGGATTCTCTTTTCGGTTTCGTCCAGACATCAGCCGCAGTGTTCGACATACAGCTGGATGTGAACACTCTGAAACAGCATATCGGCTCCCACAGCAGCGACTATCTGAAAGAGATATTCTCAAGCATGTCCAGTCTCATGTCCTCTTTCTCGTCCATGGTCTCTGTTATACTGAACATCGCCCTTGTGCCCATTCTGGTGTTCTATTTCCTTAAGGATTTCGACAAGATTCTGGCTAAGATGCTGGAGTTTCTCAATACACGGTTCAAAATGGATTTCACCGGTTACTACAGGGAGTTCGACAACATCCTCTCAACCTATTTCAGAGGGCAGATAATCGTTGCGGCGATCCTCGGTCTGCTCTACACCCTCGTGCTCTTTATAGCCGGAATAAAACCCGCCGTTATTGTTGGCACTGTGTCCGGAATCCTGAGCGTTGTTCCCTACCTCGGCTTCATTGTCGGGTTCACTGTTTCCGTCATTCTGGCGGCTCTTCAATACGGCGATTTTCTGCATCCGACAATGGTCATCGCCGGTTTTGCTCTCGTTCAGTTTTTCGAGGGCAACTTCATAACACCCAGAATCCTCGGAGGTTCTCTGGGACTGCACCCCACGGCGGTAATTTTTTCTCTGATGGCGGGCGGTGCGCTGTTCGGCATAGGCGGAATGATCATAGCCCTGCCTGTGGCGGCTTTTCTGCGGGTGCTTATCAACCAGCGTTCAGCACAATAA
- a CDS encoding efflux RND transporter periplasmic adaptor subunit has product MLRKFIVSAAILSLLTACGGEKKEEAAKTPATVKVQLHEVKLTDADSTRVFTATVSSDKTAVMIPKVTGYVEQILVTPGQQVKAGQLLAVIKSGELEQKMAIAASGEMETQNAMRQAEIGYKMAKSEFDLAEKTYNRYLNLIRNSSVSKQEFDQVESQYKLAKENLALSAEKVQQAKIRSGQAGAMRGEVNTYLSYTQLRAPFDGVVLEKNMDAGNLANPGSPVLKVGNNVPVIVAYISQNMISALKLGTKATVSIDSTGEEFESKVLEISPDIDPATGNFKVKLSGSEKLAQGMFAKVRFITGVEKVIAVPDSAVVIRGQLSLVFVNDKGKADMRVVKTGRDFGGFTEILSGLSAGEKVVSSNAAVLKSGDILEAK; this is encoded by the coding sequence ATGTTGCGTAAGTTTATTGTATCGGCAGCCATTTTGTCTCTGCTGACCGCATGCGGCGGCGAAAAGAAGGAAGAAGCGGCCAAGACACCCGCCACGGTTAAGGTTCAGCTCCATGAGGTAAAGCTTACGGATGCCGACTCCACAAGGGTTTTCACAGCCACAGTGTCCAGCGACAAAACAGCCGTCATGATACCGAAAGTGACAGGCTACGTTGAGCAGATTCTGGTGACTCCCGGTCAGCAGGTAAAGGCCGGTCAGCTTCTGGCGGTTATAAAGAGCGGGGAGCTTGAACAGAAGATGGCCATTGCGGCCTCCGGCGAAATGGAGACACAGAACGCCATGCGTCAGGCCGAAATAGGCTACAAGATGGCGAAATCCGAGTTCGACCTTGCCGAAAAGACATACAACAGATATCTGAACCTCATCAGAAACAGCAGTGTCAGCAAACAGGAATTTGATCAGGTGGAATCCCAGTATAAACTCGCAAAGGAGAACCTTGCCCTTTCAGCCGAAAAGGTTCAGCAGGCAAAGATACGCTCCGGTCAGGCGGGCGCAATGCGTGGCGAGGTGAACACCTATCTTTCATATACACAGCTCAGAGCACCCTTTGACGGTGTTGTTCTGGAAAAGAACATGGATGCCGGAAACCTTGCGAACCCCGGAAGCCCTGTGCTGAAAGTCGGCAACAACGTTCCCGTCATAGTGGCATACATCAGCCAGAACATGATATCCGCTCTGAAACTGGGTACGAAAGCCACTGTGTCCATCGACTCCACAGGCGAGGAGTTCGAAAGCAAAGTTCTTGAGATAAGCCCCGACATAGACCCCGCCACGGGCAACTTTAAGGTAAAACTCTCCGGCTCTGAAAAACTGGCGCAGGGGATGTTCGCCAAGGTGCGGTTCATCACCGGAGTTGAAAAGGTGATAGCTGTTCCCGATTCCGCAGTGGTGATCCGTGGTCAGCTCAGCCTCGTTTTCGTGAACGACAAGGGCAAGGCCGACATGCGTGTGGTGAAGACCGGACGTGACTTCGGCGGCTTCACGGAGATACTTTCAGGTCTGTCCGCAGGCGAGAAGGTTGTTTCGTCCAATGCGGCAGTGCTGAAATCCGGCGACATACTTGAGGCGAAATGA
- a CDS encoding flavin reductase — translation MSGFYSESPDSFNYSPFRMIGKDWMLVTAEKEGKVNTMTASWGGLGVMWGRNVAFIVVRPSRFTKEFMDASDSFSLTFFDREKYSKMLGYMGTVSGRNEDKIKVSGLTLEHYEGTPYFTEASKVILCRKIFRQPIDPKNFIADDIDSKWYPEQDYHDLYIGEVNEILSK, via the coding sequence ATGAGCGGGTTTTATTCCGAAAGTCCGGACAGCTTCAACTACAGCCCTTTCCGGATGATAGGCAAAGACTGGATGCTGGTTACGGCGGAGAAAGAGGGAAAGGTGAACACTATGACCGCATCCTGGGGCGGGCTGGGGGTTATGTGGGGCAGGAACGTTGCATTCATAGTTGTACGCCCCAGCCGATTCACTAAAGAGTTTATGGACGCTTCCGACAGTTTTTCCCTGACCTTTTTCGACAGGGAGAAATATTCGAAAATGCTGGGTTATATGGGAACGGTTTCCGGCAGAAATGAGGACAAAATAAAGGTTTCAGGTCTCACACTTGAGCATTACGAAGGAACACCCTATTTTACAGAGGCATCAAAGGTGATCCTTTGCAGAAAGATTTTTCGTCAGCCCATAGACCCGAAAAACTTCATCGCAGACGATATCGATTCAAAATGGTATCCCGAGCAGGACTATCACGATCTCTATATCGGAGAGGTCAACGAGATACTGTCGAAATAA
- a CDS encoding M15 family metallopeptidase: MSSVCHALPDGFVYLRDTAPDIAHDIRYFNYHNFVGRPVDGYEKAECILTSQAAQALKKVQAELVPMGLGLKVYDCYRPQKAVDHFSRWAKDFADTKTKGEFYPDEPKETLFKRGYIAHKSGHSRGGTVDLTIIPLGSTPKEIFIPYENLRRCDAPYEKRFGDNSVDMGTGFDCFSGLSATENPRITGTAMQNRLLLKRVMEKHGFYNYEKEWWHYTLKNEPFGKTYFSFPVR, from the coding sequence ATGTCTTCCGTTTGTCACGCCCTGCCGGACGGATTTGTTTATCTGCGGGATACAGCTCCGGACATCGCACATGACATAAGATATTTCAACTACCACAACTTTGTGGGCAGACCTGTTGACGGCTACGAAAAAGCGGAATGCATCCTGACCTCTCAGGCGGCGCAGGCTCTTAAAAAAGTTCAGGCTGAACTTGTTCCGATGGGGCTGGGACTGAAGGTGTACGACTGCTACCGCCCGCAAAAGGCGGTCGACCACTTCTCCCGCTGGGCGAAAGACTTTGCGGATACGAAAACAAAAGGGGAGTTCTACCCCGACGAGCCGAAAGAAACCCTGTTCAAACGGGGATATATAGCGCATAAATCGGGACATTCGAGAGGCGGCACGGTGGATCTGACCATAATCCCCCTCGGCAGCACACCGAAAGAGATTTTTATTCCCTACGAAAACCTCAGACGGTGCGATGCACCCTATGAGAAACGGTTCGGAGACAATTCCGTTGATATGGGAACAGGTTTCGACTGTTTCAGCGGTCTGTCGGCCACCGAAAACCCCCGCATAACGGGCACTGCCATGCAGAATCGCCTCCTGCTCAAAAGGGTTATGGAAAAACACGGATTCTATAACTACGAAAAGGAGTGGTGGCACTACACACTTAAAAACGAGCCCTTCGGAAAAACATACTTTTCATTTCCCGTCAGATAA
- a CDS encoding TOBE domain-containing protein, with the protein MKIDGKLWIDINGNGIAGHGRIKLLELVQATGSIKKAAESIKMSYKAAWDSINLLNEIFGTPLVERQTGGKGGGGTTLTKAGLELIKTYNHLSRLHMMYLGTLSESNKLTGVIQTIADSYAVVKTDQGDIISGSMLDPDLKPGESVSVFINPKDIILVDSDKLKTSARNILRTTTEKVENEKDKTEVLLKTACGTPLKLSIMAASSEKLGLKPGMEIFALFKTASALIMR; encoded by the coding sequence ATGAAAATAGACGGCAAACTCTGGATAGATATTAACGGAAACGGGATAGCAGGGCACGGCAGGATAAAACTGCTGGAACTGGTGCAGGCGACAGGCTCCATTAAGAAAGCGGCTGAAAGCATCAAAATGAGCTACAAAGCCGCATGGGACAGCATAAACCTGCTTAACGAGATATTCGGCACACCGCTGGTGGAGAGACAGACGGGGGGAAAAGGAGGCGGCGGCACAACCCTCACAAAGGCAGGTCTGGAACTGATCAAGACCTATAATCACCTCAGCAGACTGCATATGATGTATCTCGGAACACTGAGCGAATCGAACAAGTTAACAGGCGTTATTCAGACCATAGCCGACAGTTATGCTGTGGTTAAAACCGATCAGGGTGACATCATTTCTGGCTCAATGCTCGATCCGGATCTGAAACCCGGAGAATCTGTTTCGGTTTTCATCAATCCCAAAGATATTATCCTCGTTGACAGCGACAAGCTGAAAACCAGCGCAAGAAACATTCTGCGCACAACCACCGAAAAAGTTGAAAACGAAAAGGACAAGACTGAGGTACTTTTGAAAACGGCATGCGGCACACCGCTGAAACTCAGCATTATGGCGGCCAGCTCCGAAAAACTGGGGCTCAAACCGGGAATGGAGATATTTGCACTTTTCAAAACAGCTTCAGCATTAATAATGAGGTGA
- the modA gene encoding molybdate ABC transporter substrate-binding protein — MKKLLILALALAISTTAFAKELTISAAANLQFALEEVAKAYKADTGTDVKATYGASGKLVAQIINGAKFDIFLAADMSFAQKAYEAGLTTDKPVMYAEGLLVLWSKKYNIKSIADLKDPKYVKIAIANPATAPYGRAAVEAMKASGVYDAVAPRIVQGESISTMDTYIQTGVAEAAFAAKSHLASGKVQDAGSWFDVDKKLYAPIEQGGVILKAGDVAEAQKFMNYLTKSKGAAIMKKYGYEK; from the coding sequence ATGAAAAAACTTCTGATCCTTGCACTTGCACTGGCCATCTCCACAACGGCCTTTGCAAAAGAACTCACCATCTCCGCTGCGGCTAACCTTCAGTTTGCTCTGGAAGAGGTCGCCAAGGCCTACAAAGCAGACACCGGAACCGATGTTAAAGCCACATACGGCGCATCGGGCAAACTTGTTGCACAGATAATCAACGGCGCAAAATTCGATATCTTTCTTGCCGCCGACATGAGCTTCGCCCAGAAAGCGTACGAAGCCGGACTCACAACCGACAAACCCGTTATGTATGCCGAAGGACTTCTGGTTCTCTGGTCAAAAAAATATAACATCAAGTCGATCGCCGACCTGAAAGACCCCAAATACGTTAAGATCGCCATCGCCAACCCCGCAACAGCCCCCTACGGCAGAGCGGCCGTTGAAGCCATGAAAGCATCCGGCGTTTACGATGCCGTAGCCCCCAGAATCGTTCAGGGAGAAAGCATCTCCACCATGGACACATACATTCAGACGGGCGTTGCCGAAGCAGCCTTCGCAGCCAAGTCACACCTTGCCAGCGGCAAAGTTCAGGATGCCGGTTCATGGTTCGACGTTGACAAAAAACTCTACGCACCCATCGAACAGGGCGGCGTTATCCTTAAAGCAGGCGACGTTGCCGAAGCTCAGAAGTTCATGAACTATCTGACCAAAAGCAAAGGCGCAGCGATCATGAAAAAATACGGCTACGAAAAATGA